One Pyrus communis chromosome 4, drPyrComm1.1, whole genome shotgun sequence genomic region harbors:
- the LOC137731528 gene encoding homeobox-leucine zipper protein ATHB-54-like, protein MTSGKLHGSSADMKVIFRNEKRPRSSDVLESLWIPTPSSSFHGSNSMVNFENVSEGDCLDRPFFQPKQENEDEDYYGSYLHQPGKKRRLTANQVQFLEKKFESENKLEPERKVQLANELGLQPRQVAIWFQNRRARYKNKQLEKDYDSLKASYDKLKVDVDNLLKENGSLRNEVDSLKDILLSREKGKPDGGNSDSHNAIDSSDLVTRSAIPNEDSETVTKGAMVVCKQEDASSAKSDIFDSDSPHCTENHSPLLEPADSSHVFEPADQSDFSQEEDDDLGKTLLPPPQPYLLKLEDCCYDNLPPPNSSNFGYIPLEDQQPFCFWPY, encoded by the exons ATGACGAGTGGGAAACTCCACGGTTCTTCTGCGGACATGAAAGTCATTTTCCGAAACGAAAAGCGACCTCGCTCTTCTGACGTTCTCGAGTCTCTCTGGATTCCCactccttcctcttcttttcatg GTTCAAATTCAAtggttaattttgaaaatgtaaGTGAAGGGGACTGCTTGGATAGGCCATTCTTCCAACCCAAACAAGAAAACGAGGATGAGGATTATTACGGTAGCTACCTTCATCAACCCGGAAAGAAAAGGCGGCTCACGGCGAATCAAGTTCAGTTTCTGGAGAAGAAATTTGAGTCAGAAAACAAGCTTGAACCTGAGAGGAAGGTGCAACTTGCTAACGAACTTGGCTTGCAGCCTCGCCAGGTAGCAATTTGGTTTCAAAACCGCCGGGCGCGGTATAAAAACAAGCAGTTGGAAAAGGATTATGATTCATTGAAAGCCAGCTATGATAAGCTCAAGGTTGATGTTGATAATCTCCTCAAGGAGAATGGAAGTTTGAGGAACGAG GTTGATTCCCTCAAGGACATTTTGCTTTCGAGAGAGAAAGGAAAGCCTGACGGCGGAAATTCGGATTCACACAACGCAATCGATTCATCGGATTTGGTGACCCGGAGTGCAATTCCGAATGAAGATTCTGAAACTGTGACCAAAGGGGCAATGGTGGTGTGCAAGCAAGAGGATGCAAGTTCGGCGAAAAGCGATATTTTTGACTCGGATAGCCCGCATTGCACCGAAAACCATTCACCGTTGTTAGAGCCGGCGGATTCCTCTCATGTGTTTGAACCAGCTGATCAGTCCGATTTCTCGCAGGAGGAAGATGATGACCTCGGGAAGACGCTTTTGCCCCCACCACAGCCATACTTGTTAAAGCTTGAAGATTGCTGCTATGATAATTTACCCCCTCCAAATTCTAGTAATTTCGGGTACATCCCCTTGGAAGATCAGCAGCCCTTTTGTTTCTGGCCTTATTGA